The following is a genomic window from Methylomarinum vadi.
GTTTCGGGATATAGAGCCACCAGGCTGTAGCGGCTGGTCGGATAGCCTTCGATTGCCACCGGAATTTCCGTAATCGCCAAGCGGCGGTATCGAGTCACGGCATCGCGCACGGCTTGAGGCTCGCCCTTACGCCGCTTATCCTCAGGCTCGTCCCGTAGCGGATGATCGATAATCCCTTGTTCCGGCAACCATCCTCGCACCATGGCCAGATAGGTTTTTCTCACGGCTCCGGCCATCATCGCCTTACCCAGCGTGCTCGCGGTTTGCGGGTCCCGCGCGAACACCAGCAATCCCGAGGTTGGGCGGTCCAGCCGATGCACAGGGTAAACATACTTGCCGCCATTCATCACTCGCGCGTATTGCAGCGCAAACTCGGTTTCATGCTTGTCGATGGGGCTGCGATGCACCAGCAAGCCCGCCGGCTTGTGGACGACCAGCAACCAGTCGTCGCGATAAATCTCGGTGAGTGGGTTCTTATCTGGTAGGGGCCGGGTATCGGGTTGATCATTGTTTGGCATCAACATTTCGATTTTCCAGCCTGTAACATGACTTCTTTACGCATCTGTTTTCATATATCGATCAAAACGATGCGTTATAACACAATGCTGCAACAGATATTTCCAAATCCGCTTTTTACTTGCACCCGGAAGAAGCGAAATCCTTATTTTATTTCTATATCTCGAATAAATTTCTTGTAGGATGTGCCGAACAACGTGAGGCGCATCGGTCGCGATAGATATGATCTCGATGCGCTTCGCTTGAGCTCAGAACATCCGCTCATTAACGAAATGGTAACGAAGGCAATTTGTTGAGGCGCGTGGTTCGATCACTTACCAAGCTCCTGCTGGACAAACTTTAGCGTCTGTTCATGCCGTAGTTTGCAGACAACATTTTGATTTGCGAACACACCGCTGAATGTTTTCGCCTGTGATTTAGGAACCGCTTTGATCCACTTAACGCCCACAACCCATTCTGATAATTCTTCGTCGTCAGAGTTTTCTCCGGGCCGCTCTGCTTTAAGTCCGGCATCCAATAATGGGATGTTGCTTTCCGACACAACGAAGTCGCGAATCATCACAGCCGGACTTATTACTTCACCAAAGCCGACGTAACCAAGTCCTTTCATGTAGGCATAAATCTTATCCCCGATTGATAGACGATGGAGAGCAGATGAATAGCGCTTTCCTTGACCAGCACCTATGAAGCCGAATTTTATGTTGTCTTCCCAAATGCGATGCGGACCTTCCCCAACGTTCACAAACCAGTATCCAGTCCATTCTCCAGGTATCGAAGCAGCTTTCCGCTGCTTGATCTCTTTTCGCTCAATATAGTCTTTGGCTTCTGGAAGTGGAATTATGGTTTCTGGTTTAATGAACAGTCCTCCATCTGCGTCGAGATAAGGTGCAAGCCTTGTACACTGAATATTAACTCCAAACTCTCGCAGCCATAGCACCGCCGATATTACTTCAGAGTTAAATTCTTTCGATGCGAGGATAATGCGCTGAACGGAATTCAATGACTCAATGTCACCATCAATAAACTCTTCGATTGCCTTAGCAGCATCAGCTTCCGACTTATCCAGATATCCGGCGTATTGTCTGAAAATCTCCTCGGGAAGAAAGTTTGAACAGTAAGACGCATACTTTATAGCCTGCCATTCAACAGATGCTCCAGAATCATCACGTTTAAGTTCTACAATCACTAGAGTAGCTGACTTATCAACACATAGAAGATCTAACCGCTTTCCAGAAGGCAAGATCACCTCTTTACCAATAACTAACAATTCCTCACCTAGAATAGTCGGTGATTTTTCGATCCATTCTTGAATGTCAAAACGTTCCTTCAATCCCAGCTCTGAGAAGCCGGTGGGCTTCAGCTCAATCAAACATTTGTTGTTTATATCCACTCGAAACACGCTTTAAGCTCCCTGTAAAGTCCAACTGATAATTATCAAGTGCAACTAGCACTGAAAGGTAAAGTAAAAAACCGATTATTCATATTGACCAGCATATTATTAATTATCCATCATAAGGTTTAAACCACCGGCTTTAGCCGGTCAGCTTTAGCTGCGATAATTTGCCCAAGGAGGTGGCGATGGACTATAGATACGGCAGCCATACGGTTTACCAAATTGAGTATCATTTTGTTTGGGTTACGAAGTATCGTTATAAAGTGCTGAAGGATGAAATAGCCGAACGAGTGAGAGACTTGGTGCGGCAGACATGCGAAGCCTTTGAGATACGGATTATCAAAGGTGTCGTGAGCAAAGATCATGTGCACATTTTGGTGAGTGCGCCGCCGACTATGGCCCCAAGCGAAATCATGAGGCGAATCAAGGGACGAACTTCGAGCTATCTGTTCGAAGAGTTCCCGCACTTGAAAAAGCGATATTGGGGTCGACATTTTTGAGCCCGCGGTTATTTTTGCGCCACAGTGGGGCAAATGACTGATGAGATGATAAAGCAATATTTGGAGCATCACTTTGAACCTAATCCAAACGATAATTTCAAGATGGAGCCCGACTAAGACGCGTCGTTTAGTCGACGCGTATCCGGACTTTCAGTCCGTTATTGGAACCCACCCGCTTGAGCGGGTGGTTGTTTAGTATCCATCATTATCCATCATAAGGTTTAAACCACCGGCTTTAGCCGGTCAGCTTTAGCTGCGATAATTTGCCCAAGGAGGTGGCGATGGACTATAGATACGGCAGCCATACGGTTTACCAAATTGAGTATCATTTTGTTTGGGTTACGAAGTATCGTTATAAAGTGCTGAAGGATGAAATAGCCGAACGAGTGAGAGACTTGGTGCGGCAGACATGCGAAGCCTTTGAGATACGGATTATCAAAGGTGTCGTGAGCAAAGATCATGTGCACATTTTGGTGAGTGCGCCGCCGACTATGGCCCCAAGCGAAATCATGAGGCGAATCAAGGGACGAACTTCGAGCTATCTGTTCGAAGAGTTCCCGCACTTGAAAAAGCGATATTGGGGTCGACATTTTTGAGCCCGCGGTTATTTTTGCGCCACAGTGGGGCAAATGACTGATGAGATGATAAAGCAATATTTGGAGCATCACTTTGAACCTAATCCAAACGATAATTTCAAGATGGAGCCCGACTAAGACGCGTCGTTTAGTCGACGCGTATCCGGACTTTCAGTCCGTTATTGGAACCCACCCGCTTGAGCGGGTGGTTGTTTAGTATCCATCATAAGGTTTAAACCACCGGCTTTAGCCGGTCAGCTTTAGCTGCGATAATTTGCCCAAGGAGGTGGCGATGGACTATAGATACGGCAGCCATACGGTTTACCAAATTGAGTATCATTTTGTTTGGGTTACGAAGTATCGTTATAAAGTGCTGAAGGATGAAATAGCCGAACGAGTGAGAGACTTGGTGCGGCAGACATGCGAAGCCTTTGAGATACGGATTATCAAAGGTGTCGTGAGCAAAGATCATGTGCACATTTTGGTGAGTGCGCCGCCGACTATGGCCCCAAGCGAAATCATGAGGCGAATCAAGGGACGAACTTCGAGCTATCTGTTCGAAGAGTTCCCGCACTTGAAAAAGCGATATTGGGGTCGACATTTTTGAGCCCGCGGTTATTTTTGCGCCACAGTGGAGCAAATGACTGATGAGATGATAAAGCAATATTTGGAGCATCACTTTGAACCTAATCCAAACGATAATTTCAAGATGGAGCCCGACTAAGACGCGTCGTTTAGTCGACGCGTATCCGGACTTTCAGTCCGTTATTGGAACCCACCCGCTTGAGCGGGTGGTTGTTTAGTTGAGATGAATCTAGGCGCTAACAATTATTATGTCAAGCCATGCCATATGCCTGCTTTACCATGTTAAATTTTATATGAACATGTTTGTAGGATGTGCCGAACAACGTGAGGCGCATCGGTCGGGGTATCGTTACGATGAGACTCGACCGATGCGCTTCGCTTTTGCTCAGCACATCCTACAACTTGTTTTAAACAAGAATACATCCCGAACCCTGTCAGGACTTGCCATCAACCGGAAGCTGAACCAGGTTGTTCATCAAGCCTTTTAGGCCGTCATAAACCGTGATCTTGTCGATGCGGTCGGAGACCCGCTCCAGCACTTCCAGCTCCTTCAGGCGCAGGATGGTCGGATTGCCTTCCATGACCTTCGCTGTGTTATGCAGCGACCGGGTCGCAGCGGTTTCCTCGCGGCGTTTGATCAGGTTGGCTTCGGCCGCTTTTTCCGCCTCGACGACCTGGTTCAGGATCGTCTTCATTTCGCCCGGCAGGATGATGTCCTTGACGCCGACGCCGCTCAGGTGCAAGCCGTAATGGCGGGCCTTGGCCGACACGGTCCGGAAAATATTCTCATTCATCGCATTCTTGTAGGCCAGCAATTCGTCCAAGGTCTTTCCACCGATTGTCTCGCGCAGTGCCAATTGCAATTCGCGGTACAGGAAATCGGCGTAATCGGCCAACTGCATCGCCGCCTTCTCGGCATCTTCAACCTTGTAAGCCGCCGATAGGTTGATCCGCAGGCTGACCCGGTCCTTGGTCAACATTTCCTGGCCGCCGATATCAAGGCTTTGCAGACGCAAATCGACCAGCTTTACGGCGATATTGCGGTTGTAACGCCAGAAACCGTAACTGGCGGGCGGCAGCAATCCTTCCTTATGGCCGTTGACCAACAACAGGCCGACAGCGTAATCGGGCACTTCGGCGTAATAAACCATTGCCGCCGCGGCCTGCGCGCTACGGAAATAATCGCTGTGCACCAGCAGGGACAAAACGTTGTCGGCCACGCGATATTCCCGGCTGATGTCCAGCCGCTCGACCTTAACCTCGGCCGGTTGCCTCCAGAACACATGATAAGTTCCCGGCGGCAGTACGTCGGCCAGTTTGCCGTCGACATAGCACAGGCCCAGCTCGGAATCGTTCAATTCATAATCGTCGAAATGATCGCTTTTCAACTGCGGATAGGTGCGCAGCAGAAACTTCGCCAACTTATGCTGGAATTTAGGCTGGGCGCAATCGTGAACTTCGGCGCGTAACTCGTTCAACGGGTCGATGAACCAATAGCGTCCCGGCTCCAGCATTTTCTTGAAACTGTTCTTGCGGAACAACATGGCTTTTTCGTGATCCGCGATTTCGTATGTTTTGATTCCTAACATGGTGTTCTCCTTAAATAATGTGAAAATGCCGTGTTGATCGGCATTTTCCCGTGTGCTTGGATGCACGATCACAATCTATCGCCAAGCGATTGATTTTGTGAGGCCAAGGGCAATCGTATTTTCCTTGGCCGGACGATGAAAAATCCCGGATGGATTTATTCAGCGCTTTGATGAGAACTCCCTGACGGCGCAGGCGGAACCTTGTTTACGCAAGGCAGGAGTCATTGTTCCGAAAGGCGGCGGAAAAACGCTCGCCATGCAACCTCCTGTCGCGCTGCCGGCATCTTTCGGCCGCCTCCGTCGCGACGCTCGTGTCCTGCGGATCCGCAAGGTTCGGCGCTGTCGCCGTCATCGCCCCGGCAGTCGCCTGCCGGGGCCGGGATTTCCGTGGTGACGCCGAAGCGTCGAAAAGGGGAGTCGAACCCCAGGCCGAGGCCTTTACCAAGAGCCTTGTTAAGGCGGTACTTTGGCCGGACTCGAACCGGCACAACTTGATTATCAGTCAAGGGCTCTACCTTTGAGCTACAAAGTGTCGTTCGGATTTTCGCCGGGAAGCGGTACACAGAAAGCCAGCGGCCTCTGCGCCGGGCCGGCATATTGAACCGGCTCCGCTGATTCGCGGCAAACGTCCAAACCCGTTCGGGCGGATGCGATCCGCCTACATTCTTTTTTCTACCGAAATCCGCCATTGCCGTTTCGGCGCGATTTCCTCGCACTGGATGTCGATGTCCAGAAACTGTTTGATGACGACGATATTGGTGCGCACATGTTCGCTGGGCGGACCGGCCACGAAGGAACCGCCTTTGGTCAACGCCAGCGGCAACAACAATTGGTCCGCCAAATGCTCGCCGACCGGGGCTCCGTTGTTTTGGTAGCGACGCAATTGCTCGACGGCATTGCTGGCAACCCGTTCGGCGCTGACGCCGATCACACCGATGCTGTCGATGACTTCCGTCGCATGCCGATAATAACTGCGCAGGGATACCACATTGCCGCCGCCCAACGCCTTGACTTTCAATCTGCCGAAGGCGTCCTCCGGCCAGTTCAGCTTTTTCCGCAGTCTTTTGATCTCCCGCTCGGCGACATGGGCCGGCAAACCGGCCTCGATACAAACCGCTTCCGCTTTCAGTAATGCGCCTCGTTCGGTTAAATCGATACGGCAAAAATCCGATTTCGGTTCTATTGTCACGGACCATTGGCCGCCGCCGACCGGATAAAAACCGTAGCGGTCGATTTGCGCCTGACAGTCGACGCCTATTTGCCGCAGTATCGGCAAAAAGACCTCGTGAATGAAGTCGTAACTCGGCGCTAACGGATTATGGGTGCCGCCTTCAAGCTGCAAAAGCGACGGTTTGCCGGCCAACATCAACAGCGGCAACGCGGTTTGGAATATCAACGTGCTGCTGCCGGCGCTGCCGACCGAAAAGCGGTAGTTTCCGGCCTCGATTTCGTTCGGCACGAACTGGATATTTTTCGAACCCAGCGATGCGCCTTTGACCTCGGCGTTGCAGATCGCCGCGGCGGCCTGCACGCAAGCCAGATGTTGTCTCATCAATCCCGGTTTTCGGCGGCCGTTGCGGATATGGCGGATATGCATCGCCCGGCCGGTGCAAGCCGACAGCGACAACGCCGTCCGCAGCACCTGGCCGCCGCCTTCGCCCTGTGAACCATCTATTTCTATAAATTCCATCGCATTGCCTATGTTGTTTTTCATCCCATTTGGTGCAATACGGCTATCGCCTATTGCACCCTACGAAATTCATCCCTTTACGCAAACCACCTGCTTCAGGGTATGGACGATCTCGACCAGATCCTGCTGAGCGGCCATCACCGCATCGATGTCCTTATAAGCCGCCGGCGTTTCGTCGATCACGCTCTTGTCCTTGCGGCACTCGACTCCGGCGGTGGCGGCTTCGTGTTGTGCCAGCGATACCGACTTTTTCGCCTCGGTCCGAGACATCACCCGGCCAGCGCCATGCGAGCAGCTATGAAAGCTTTCCGAGTTACCCAGCCCCCGGACGATATAGGATTTCGCCCCCATGCTGCCGGGTATGATGCCCATCTCGCCCAAACCGGCTCTCACCGCGCCCTTGCGGGTCACCATTACTTCCTCGCCGTAGTGCAGCTCGCGGCTGATGTAATTATGATGACAATTGACCGCCTCAAGATGAGCCTCGAATTCCAGTTGCAGGCTTTGCCGTATTGCCGACAGCACTCTCGCCATCATCACCTCGCGGTTGATACGGGCGAACTGCTGCGCCCACTCTACCGCCTCGACGTAATCGTCGAAATGCTTGCTGCCTTCCGGCAGATAAGCCAAGTCGCGGTCCGGCAGATGAATATGCCAACGCTCCATTTCCTTCTTCGCCAATTCGATGAAATGGCTGCCGATACGGTTGCCGACACCGCGCGAACCGCTATGCAGCATCACCCAAACGGCCTGATCTTGGTCCAAACAGACTTCGATGAAGTGGTTGCCGGTGCCCAGCGTTCCCAAATGATTAATGTTGTTGGTGTTCTTCAGCACGCCGTGTTTTTCGGTCAACACCGTGAATTGCTCTGACAACGGTTTCCACGCCGCCATCACATCGTCCGGCAAATCGCCCCAGGCACCGATATCGCGTGTGCTTTTCCTAAGACGCTTGGAGCGTCCATGCGGCACAGCCTGTTCGATCGCGCTACGCACGGCGCTCAGATTATCAGGCAACTGCCCGGCGTCCAATGAGGTCTTGACCGCCATCATGCCGCAACCCAAATCGACGCCGACTGCGGCCGGAATAACGGCCTTAGTCGTCGCGACCACACTGCCGATCGTCGCGCCTTTTCCTAAATGCACATCCGGCATCGCCGCGATCCATTTGTAGATAAATGGCAATTGGGCGATATTCAGCAATTGCCGTTTGGCGGCATCCTCGAATGCTACGCCATGCGTCCAAGCTTTAACCGGAACGCCGTCGTCTTCTTTTAGTACCTGATAATTGATCTGTGTCATAGTCTTTTCCTTGCAAATCACACTCGCTATAAAGCAGAAACGATGCCAATTATGGATTAGCTGTATTTTCCTTTTATTTTCATAAAGATATGAATTTTACTGGCGGATGCTTCGGCAAGCTCTATACTTTAGGCTATTTGTATCGATAAGTAGCTATCTAAATAGATAAATGAAAACAGTCGCCATCAGCCTGTTGGGCACAACCCTGGACAACCGAGGCAAAGGCAAGAAACGCTGGGAACGTTGGCGTCCTACCGTGTCGTTGTGCCAGCATGAAGACTTGGTGATAGACCGGCTGGAGTTAGTGTTTCAGGACGACTATCAGGCGCTGGCCGATATCGTTACAGCCGACATACATGCGATTTCGCCGGAAACCGACGTCCGTCACCATCTGATAGAAATCGATGATCCGTGGGATTTCGAGAACATTTACGGCGCATTGCACGATTTCGCCCGCGGCTATCGTTTCGATCTTGAGCGCGAGGACTATCTGCTGCACATCACTACCGGCACCCATGTCGCACAGATTTGCTTGTTTCTTTTGAACGAAGCTCATTACCTCCGGGGACGGCTGATCCAGACCGCGCCGGCCAAACGCGACGAAGCGGCTCCGGCACATTATCAAATTATCGATCTTGACCTGTCGCGCTACGACCGTATCGCCTCGCGCTTTTCCCGGGAACACGATGAAGGAACGGTCTATCTGAAGGGCGGAATTCCCACCCGCAACGCCGGTTTCAACAAGACCATCGCGCAATTGGAACAGGTCTCGCTGCGCTCGAAAGAACCAATTTTGTTGACCGGTCCGACCGGAGCAGGAAAATCGTTGCTGGCGAAGCGCATTTACGAATTGCGCAAGCAACGCGGACTCGTGACCGGCCAATTGGTCGAGGTCAACTGCGCGACGCTACGCGGCGATAATGCGATGTCGGCTCTGTTCGGCCATGTCAAAGGCGCTTTCACCGGCGCGGTCAAGGATCGCAAAGGCCTGTTGCTGGAAGCCGACCGCGGCGTGTTGTTTCTGGACGAGATCGGCGAATTGGGTCTGGACGAACAAGCCA
Proteins encoded in this region:
- the rtcR gene encoding RNA repair transcriptional activator RtcR encodes the protein MKTVAISLLGTTLDNRGKGKKRWERWRPTVSLCQHEDLVIDRLELVFQDDYQALADIVTADIHAISPETDVRHHLIEIDDPWDFENIYGALHDFARGYRFDLEREDYLLHITTGTHVAQICLFLLNEAHYLRGRLIQTAPAKRDEAAPAHYQIIDLDLSRYDRIASRFSREHDEGTVYLKGGIPTRNAGFNKTIAQLEQVSLRSKEPILLTGPTGAGKSLLAKRIYELRKQRGLVTGQLVEVNCATLRGDNAMSALFGHVKGAFTGAVKDRKGLLLEADRGVLFLDEIGELGLDEQAMLLRAIEDKRFMPFGSDRESGSDFQLISGSNRNLQKQVEKGLFRDDLLARINLWTYALPSLKQRIEDLEPNIDYELEKFAEKAGALVSFNKAGRSRYLAFAISPEAAWKANFRDLNASITRMATLAPGGRITAEVVDDEVACLRRNWQATTAGERAVDVGVYVDQPLDLFEQIQLAGVIKVCKESASAAEAGRRLFDISRQQKTSVNDSHRLVQFLRKYGLKFEQLKF
- a CDS encoding pseudouridine synthase, producing MPNNDQPDTRPLPDKNPLTEIYRDDWLLVVHKPAGLLVHRSPIDKHETEFALQYARVMNGGKYVYPVHRLDRPTSGLLVFARDPQTASTLGKAMMAGAVRKTYLAMVRGWLPEQGIIDHPLRDEPEDKRRKGEPQAVRDAVTRYRRLAITEIPVAIEGYPTSRYSLVALYPETGRKHQLRRHMKHISHPIIGDANHGRGRHNRYFAERFGQGRLMLAATGMAVLHPVTGERLQLNAEPEASFLKVLSIFGDRLPASGFCQLL
- a CDS encoding RtcB family protein → MTQINYQVLKEDDGVPVKAWTHGVAFEDAAKRQLLNIAQLPFIYKWIAAMPDVHLGKGATIGSVVATTKAVIPAAVGVDLGCGMMAVKTSLDAGQLPDNLSAVRSAIEQAVPHGRSKRLRKSTRDIGAWGDLPDDVMAAWKPLSEQFTVLTEKHGVLKNTNNINHLGTLGTGNHFIEVCLDQDQAVWVMLHSGSRGVGNRIGSHFIELAKKEMERWHIHLPDRDLAYLPEGSKHFDDYVEAVEWAQQFARINREVMMARVLSAIRQSLQLEFEAHLEAVNCHHNYISRELHYGEEVMVTRKGAVRAGLGEMGIIPGSMGAKSYIVRGLGNSESFHSCSHGAGRVMSRTEAKKSVSLAQHEAATAGVECRKDKSVIDETPAAYKDIDAVMAAQQDLVEIVHTLKQVVCVKG
- a CDS encoding slipin family protein, translating into MLGIKTYEIADHEKAMLFRKNSFKKMLEPGRYWFIDPLNELRAEVHDCAQPKFQHKLAKFLLRTYPQLKSDHFDDYELNDSELGLCYVDGKLADVLPPGTYHVFWRQPAEVKVERLDISREYRVADNVLSLLVHSDYFRSAQAAAAMVYYAEVPDYAVGLLLVNGHKEGLLPPASYGFWRYNRNIAVKLVDLRLQSLDIGGQEMLTKDRVSLRINLSAAYKVEDAEKAAMQLADYADFLYRELQLALRETIGGKTLDELLAYKNAMNENIFRTVSAKARHYGLHLSGVGVKDIILPGEMKTILNQVVEAEKAAEANLIKRREETAATRSLHNTAKVMEGNPTILRLKELEVLERVSDRIDKITVYDGLKGLMNNLVQLPVDGKS
- a CDS encoding PDDEXK family nuclease, which gives rise to MFRVDINNKCLIELKPTGFSELGLKERFDIQEWIEKSPTILGEELLVIGKEVILPSGKRLDLLCVDKSATLVIVELKRDDSGASVEWQAIKYASYCSNFLPEEIFRQYAGYLDKSEADAAKAIEEFIDGDIESLNSVQRIILASKEFNSEVISAVLWLREFGVNIQCTRLAPYLDADGGLFIKPETIIPLPEAKDYIERKEIKQRKAASIPGEWTGYWFVNVGEGPHRIWEDNIKFGFIGAGQGKRYSSALHRLSIGDKIYAYMKGLGYVGFGEVISPAVMIRDFVVSESNIPLLDAGLKAERPGENSDDEELSEWVVGVKWIKAVPKSQAKTFSGVFANQNVVCKLRHEQTLKFVQQELGK
- the rtcA gene encoding RNA 3'-terminal phosphate cyclase, whose translation is MKNNIGNAMEFIEIDGSQGEGGGQVLRTALSLSACTGRAMHIRHIRNGRRKPGLMRQHLACVQAAAAICNAEVKGASLGSKNIQFVPNEIEAGNYRFSVGSAGSSTLIFQTALPLLMLAGKPSLLQLEGGTHNPLAPSYDFIHEVFLPILRQIGVDCQAQIDRYGFYPVGGGQWSVTIEPKSDFCRIDLTERGALLKAEAVCIEAGLPAHVAEREIKRLRKKLNWPEDAFGRLKVKALGGGNVVSLRSYYRHATEVIDSIGVIGVSAERVASNAVEQLRRYQNNGAPVGEHLADQLLLPLALTKGGSFVAGPPSEHVRTNIVVIKQFLDIDIQCEEIAPKRQWRISVEKRM